From the Candidatus Peregrinibacteria bacterium genome, one window contains:
- a CDS encoding type II secretion system protein has translation MDIMMQKKTAGYTFIEILVAIGIFSMLLTMTTVITVNFYNAQKRERIRNATIEETQFLLNRIANLIRDNAIDYSEYYSNNLEETGGGTAYAQDAVPENDDREDIVYGNEPKEYEHQFFFYPTCDPGEKHGDGNCDRDDPNAFNEGTFSTEADNDIGNDAPDASALYGLQDSSGTAQEVSYLQRELYLISPSGTTKTVLRRIGNGIDDDVDGDTDEDDNSFWQTTAEDGGEQLGILQLDANSDVDSDGELDFLSNADDFQADGDTSPEVEDFIAISPRNIDIVDLKFYISPLDDPRKAFSETGKDNQIQPHVTILLTTRPGVLLRRQMVGTPFTLSVQTTISQRHLQNVLLPAP, from the coding sequence ATGGACATCATGATGCAAAAAAAAACTGCTGGCTACACCTTTATAGAAATTCTCGTGGCGATTGGCATTTTTTCCATGCTCCTCACCATGACAACGGTAATTACAGTCAATTTTTACAATGCCCAAAAACGAGAACGTATTCGCAATGCCACTATTGAGGAGACACAGTTTCTTCTCAATCGTATTGCCAATCTCATTCGAGATAATGCTATCGACTACTCAGAATACTACTCAAATAATTTAGAAGAGACCGGAGGAGGAACAGCATACGCTCAAGACGCCGTCCCTGAAAATGATGATCGTGAAGATATTGTCTACGGCAATGAGCCAAAAGAGTATGAACATCAGTTTTTCTTCTATCCTACCTGCGACCCAGGGGAAAAACACGGAGACGGCAACTGTGACCGTGATGATCCAAATGCATTTAACGAAGGAACGTTTTCTACCGAAGCTGATAACGATATTGGAAACGATGCGCCAGATGCTTCTGCACTCTATGGACTTCAAGATTCTTCTGGAACAGCTCAAGAAGTATCATATCTCCAACGAGAGCTCTACCTTATTTCTCCTTCTGGAACGACAAAAACTGTTTTGCGCCGCATCGGAAATGGAATCGATGATGATGTCGATGGAGATACCGATGAAGATGACAACTCCTTCTGGCAGACCACAGCAGAAGATGGAGGAGAACAACTCGGCATTCTTCAACTCGATGCTAATTCTGATGTCGATAGCGATGGAGAACTCGATTTTCTTTCGAACGCTGATGATTTTCAAGCAGATGGAGACACAAGTCCCGAAGTTGAAGATTTTATTGCCATAAGCCCTCGGAATATCGATATTGTTGATCTCAAATTTTATATTTCTCCGCTCGATGACCCAAGAAAGGCATTTAGCGAAACCGGAAAAGACAACCAAATTCAACCGCATGTTACTATCCTTCTCACTACTCGTCCTGGTGTGCTATTGCGGCGACAAATGGTAGGAACTCCATTCACTCTCTCTGTTCAGACCACCATCTCTCAACGTCATCTTCAAAATGTTCTTTTACCCGCCCCTTAA